The following are encoded together in the Glycine max cultivar Williams 82 chromosome 8, Glycine_max_v4.0, whole genome shotgun sequence genome:
- the LOC100802141 gene encoding uncharacterized protein isoform X1 has translation MYVKTACCFTPSLRKMLYCVSDINLKFTVMRIASALVNGSALHFHLPRFLYVRHHSSIKLFVTGLSYDTNEPVLRDAFGQHGEIIEVKVICDHVTGKSRGYGFVRFLSETIAAATHKEMNGQILDGRCIRVSYAHKDLGNLSLSAALKLSHCSSDDALDAPVKTLTNGFGSKPAFEPRVLKRTRGSLDRVKKPPTADKAFQDCLKDPFLVGAPKMGECCFCCHFIYPGDDELLCSVRGCDARYHSECAKEEAVGPSTLKKFKCQQHIRDICTKNAVVSHLLEYIDYSDKSWNGCAKHWEMIRQDGSWMRQCSLSWSG, from the exons ATGTATGTGAAAACGGCTTGTTGTTTCACCCCTAGCCTGCGGAAAATGCTTTATTGTGTTTCGGATATCAATTTAAAGTTCACAGTTATGCGAATAGCCAGTGCATTAGTGAATGGCAGCGCTCTTCATTTCCACTTACCTAGATTTCTATATGTGCGTCATCATTCATCAATCAAGTTGTTTGTCACAG GGCTTTCCTATGATACCAATGAACCGGTTCTGAGAGATGCCTTTGGGCAACATGGTGAAATCATTGAAG ttAAAGTAATATGTGATCATGTGACTGGAAAATCAAGAGGATATGGATTTGTGCGGTTCCTTTCTGAAACTATAGCTGCTGCAACTCACAAAGAAATGAATGGccag ATACTGGATGGAAGATGCATTCGAGTGAGTTATGCACACAAAG ATTTGGGGAACCTATCTCTCTCCGCGGCTCTCAAACTCTCTCACTGCTCCTCCGATGATGCCCTTGACGCTCCTGTCAAAACCCTAACCAATGGCTTCGGTTCCAAACCTGCCTTCGAACCTCGGGTTTTGAAGCGCACCCGTGGCTCCCTGGATCGGGTCAAGAAGCCCCCCACCGCCGACAAGGCCTTCCAAGATTGCCTCAAAGATCCTTTTCTAGTTGGCGCTCCCAagatg GGTGAATGTTGTTTTTGCTGCCATTTTATTTACCCTGGGGATGATGAGCTCTTGTGTTCTGTTCGAGGATGTGACGCGCGCTACCATTCTGAATGTGCAAAAGAAGAAGCTGTTGGGCCTTCCACTCTGAAAAAATTCAAGTGTCAACAACAT aTTAGAGATATCTGCACAAAAAATGCTGTCGTATCCCATCTATTGGAGTATATTGACTACTCTGATAAAA GTTGGAATGGGTGTGCTAAGCATTGGGAGATGATAAGGCAAGATGGATCATGGATGAGGCAATGCTCGTTGAGCTGGAGTGGCTAA
- the LOC100802141 gene encoding RNA-binding motif protein, X-linked 2 isoform X2, with protein MYVKTACCFTPSLRKMLYCVSDINLKFTVMRIASALVNGSALHFHLPRFLYVRHHSSIKLFVTGLSYDTNEPVLRDAFGQHGEIIEVKVICDHVTGKSRGYGFVRFLSETIAAATHKEMNGQILDGRCIRVSYAHKDLGNLSLSAALKLSHCSSDDALDAPVKTLTNGFGSKPAFEPRVLKRTRGSLDRVKKPPTADKAFQDCLKDPFLVGAPKMGECCFCCHFIYPGDDELLCSVRGCDARYHSECAKEEAVGPSTLKKFKCQQHIRDICTKNAVVSHLLEYIDYSDKN; from the exons ATGTATGTGAAAACGGCTTGTTGTTTCACCCCTAGCCTGCGGAAAATGCTTTATTGTGTTTCGGATATCAATTTAAAGTTCACAGTTATGCGAATAGCCAGTGCATTAGTGAATGGCAGCGCTCTTCATTTCCACTTACCTAGATTTCTATATGTGCGTCATCATTCATCAATCAAGTTGTTTGTCACAG GGCTTTCCTATGATACCAATGAACCGGTTCTGAGAGATGCCTTTGGGCAACATGGTGAAATCATTGAAG ttAAAGTAATATGTGATCATGTGACTGGAAAATCAAGAGGATATGGATTTGTGCGGTTCCTTTCTGAAACTATAGCTGCTGCAACTCACAAAGAAATGAATGGccag ATACTGGATGGAAGATGCATTCGAGTGAGTTATGCACACAAAG ATTTGGGGAACCTATCTCTCTCCGCGGCTCTCAAACTCTCTCACTGCTCCTCCGATGATGCCCTTGACGCTCCTGTCAAAACCCTAACCAATGGCTTCGGTTCCAAACCTGCCTTCGAACCTCGGGTTTTGAAGCGCACCCGTGGCTCCCTGGATCGGGTCAAGAAGCCCCCCACCGCCGACAAGGCCTTCCAAGATTGCCTCAAAGATCCTTTTCTAGTTGGCGCTCCCAagatg GGTGAATGTTGTTTTTGCTGCCATTTTATTTACCCTGGGGATGATGAGCTCTTGTGTTCTGTTCGAGGATGTGACGCGCGCTACCATTCTGAATGTGCAAAAGAAGAAGCTGTTGGGCCTTCCACTCTGAAAAAATTCAAGTGTCAACAACAT aTTAGAGATATCTGCACAAAAAATGCTGTCGTATCCCATCTATTGGAGTATATTGACTACTCTGATAAAA
- the LOC100802141 gene encoding small RNA-binding protein 11, chloroplastic isoform X3: protein MYVKTACCFTPSLRKMLYCVSDINLKFTVMRIASALVNGSALHFHLPRFLYVRHHSSIKLFVTGLSYDTNEPVLRDAFGQHGEIIEVKVICDHVTGKSRGYGFVRFLSETIAAATHKEMNGQILDGRCIRVSYAHKDLGNLSLSAALKLSHCSSDDALDAPVKTLTNGFGSKPAFEPRVLKRTRGSLDRVKKPPTADKAFQDCLKDPFLVGAPKMIRDICTKNAVVSHLLEYIDYSDKN from the exons ATGTATGTGAAAACGGCTTGTTGTTTCACCCCTAGCCTGCGGAAAATGCTTTATTGTGTTTCGGATATCAATTTAAAGTTCACAGTTATGCGAATAGCCAGTGCATTAGTGAATGGCAGCGCTCTTCATTTCCACTTACCTAGATTTCTATATGTGCGTCATCATTCATCAATCAAGTTGTTTGTCACAG GGCTTTCCTATGATACCAATGAACCGGTTCTGAGAGATGCCTTTGGGCAACATGGTGAAATCATTGAAG ttAAAGTAATATGTGATCATGTGACTGGAAAATCAAGAGGATATGGATTTGTGCGGTTCCTTTCTGAAACTATAGCTGCTGCAACTCACAAAGAAATGAATGGccag ATACTGGATGGAAGATGCATTCGAGTGAGTTATGCACACAAAG ATTTGGGGAACCTATCTCTCTCCGCGGCTCTCAAACTCTCTCACTGCTCCTCCGATGATGCCCTTGACGCTCCTGTCAAAACCCTAACCAATGGCTTCGGTTCCAAACCTGCCTTCGAACCTCGGGTTTTGAAGCGCACCCGTGGCTCCCTGGATCGGGTCAAGAAGCCCCCCACCGCCGACAAGGCCTTCCAAGATTGCCTCAAAGATCCTTTTCTAGTTGGCGCTCCCAagatg aTTAGAGATATCTGCACAAAAAATGCTGTCGTATCCCATCTATTGGAGTATATTGACTACTCTGATAAAA
- the LOC100802141 gene encoding small RNA-binding protein 11, chloroplastic isoform X4, which yields MYVKTACCFTPSLRKMLYCVSDINLKFTVMRIASALVNGSALHFHLPRFLYVRHHSSIKLFVTGLSYDTNEPVLRDAFGQHGEIIEVKVICDHVTGKSRGYGFVRFLSETIAAATHKEMNGQILDGRCIRVSYAHKDLGNLSLSAALKLSHCSSDDALDAPVKTLTNGFGSKPAFEPRVLKRTRGSLDRVKKPPTADKAFQDCLKDPFLVGAPKMDVTRATILNVQKKKLLGLPL from the exons ATGTATGTGAAAACGGCTTGTTGTTTCACCCCTAGCCTGCGGAAAATGCTTTATTGTGTTTCGGATATCAATTTAAAGTTCACAGTTATGCGAATAGCCAGTGCATTAGTGAATGGCAGCGCTCTTCATTTCCACTTACCTAGATTTCTATATGTGCGTCATCATTCATCAATCAAGTTGTTTGTCACAG GGCTTTCCTATGATACCAATGAACCGGTTCTGAGAGATGCCTTTGGGCAACATGGTGAAATCATTGAAG ttAAAGTAATATGTGATCATGTGACTGGAAAATCAAGAGGATATGGATTTGTGCGGTTCCTTTCTGAAACTATAGCTGCTGCAACTCACAAAGAAATGAATGGccag ATACTGGATGGAAGATGCATTCGAGTGAGTTATGCACACAAAG ATTTGGGGAACCTATCTCTCTCCGCGGCTCTCAAACTCTCTCACTGCTCCTCCGATGATGCCCTTGACGCTCCTGTCAAAACCCTAACCAATGGCTTCGGTTCCAAACCTGCCTTCGAACCTCGGGTTTTGAAGCGCACCCGTGGCTCCCTGGATCGGGTCAAGAAGCCCCCCACCGCCGACAAGGCCTTCCAAGATTGCCTCAAAGATCCTTTTCTAGTTGGCGCTCCCAagatg GATGTGACGCGCGCTACCATTCTGAATGTGCAAAAGAAGAAGCTGTTGGGCCTTCCACTCTGA